The proteins below come from a single Candidatus Didemnitutus sp. genomic window:
- a CDS encoding TonB-dependent receptor, giving the protein MLPTPTARRHVVAGFVRGFQCGALLGRWLAGLALMAVLAVPSFAQTAGEISGRVLNVGTGRYLNNARVTVEGTTRETFTNEFGEYRLADLPVGPVTVRVTYTGLDTKSESVNVTAGQSTTLDFDLTSADRYGKAGDDKVVQLDTFVVQSNREYEGNALATNEQRYSPNVKVVMAADAFGAVNEGNPGEFLKYLPGVTVDYVAADVRTVSVRGFASNFSNVYWDGMRLTSSASGSSNRVFEFEQVSINNTSRTEIVKLPTPDLPADSLGGSVNLVSKNAFERKGAQFNYRVYLNMNSENTSLNKTPGPGVDKTFKVLPNFDFDYTLPVNDRFGIVITGLSSNQHVEQHRWQPTWNFQQGGGTYTPAGGSATTITAATPSNPYLQQWQIQDGPKTTNRDSIGIKADWKLTKNQTLSIAYQDNYYHSFFGNRNLNFNMGTSGTPSSNTGTPLSYGPDFVQAATGRGSVTQGSSFRDKYGNTSAGNIFWKWSNADWDVDAGLSGVQSRTWYRALGRGHFANVGTTLVGVSNVRADGIAFPGGMTITAKDAAGNVLDPYNLSNFRLGNASNDPIDGKATMKSGRINAERHFDSWTIPINVKAGAEVREEGRDNRRYSESYTFVGPDGVANTADDNAGAFLDQVYKGSDSGFGSKPIQWINPYLLADSYANNPAYWTTNAVTNETNRINNSEKMSERVTAGYLQVDGRLMHGKLRFVTGVRYEKTNDKGQGVLNNPDVVWQRTSTGAYVDGDPNTAGIQRVLRTDIGALTSTGAANSVQAVRAILQERGYRANRSYDGYYPSLHLTYEIKENLLLRAAYAKTFGRPDYANIIPATTIDEDNNDPNAVGSVTIRNTALKPWTANNYDLSIEYYPEKGGLMSIGAFQKKLSNFWQTRSGAVDAALASELGLDPRYIGWAVSTTVNGGDAEVSGWEFSVIRPLTMLPGWGRYFTVRANGTALHLSGDKTPDFRGFISKTGNFSVSFSKKPIVLTANLNFRGRQKGTSATAAAAQTGAQYGTANGFYEYYAPRYNLDLSAEYKLNKHFTFFVSGRNVLNKEQVIERFNPDTPAYARGFRWEEFGVNYSFGIKGTF; this is encoded by the coding sequence ATGCTACCCACCCCGACTGCTCGTCGGCACGTTGTTGCCGGCTTTGTCCGTGGATTCCAATGCGGCGCCCTGCTGGGGCGCTGGCTCGCCGGCCTCGCTTTGATGGCCGTGCTCGCTGTGCCCTCGTTCGCCCAGACGGCCGGCGAGATTTCCGGTCGCGTGCTGAACGTCGGCACCGGCCGCTATCTGAACAACGCTCGCGTCACGGTCGAAGGCACGACGCGCGAGACGTTCACGAACGAGTTCGGCGAATACCGCTTGGCCGACCTGCCGGTCGGCCCGGTCACTGTGCGCGTCACCTATACCGGCCTCGATACGAAGTCCGAGTCGGTGAACGTGACGGCTGGGCAGAGCACCACGCTTGATTTCGATCTCACCAGCGCCGACCGTTACGGCAAGGCGGGCGACGACAAGGTCGTGCAGCTCGACACCTTTGTGGTGCAGTCGAACCGTGAGTATGAAGGCAACGCGCTCGCGACAAACGAGCAGCGTTACTCGCCCAATGTTAAGGTCGTCATGGCGGCCGATGCGTTCGGCGCGGTCAACGAAGGCAATCCCGGCGAGTTCCTCAAATACCTCCCCGGCGTCACGGTCGACTACGTCGCCGCCGACGTCCGCACCGTCTCGGTGCGCGGCTTCGCGTCCAATTTCTCCAACGTCTACTGGGACGGCATGCGCCTGACCTCTTCCGCCTCGGGCAGCAGCAACCGCGTGTTCGAGTTCGAGCAAGTCTCGATCAACAACACGTCGCGCACGGAAATCGTGAAGCTGCCGACGCCCGACCTGCCGGCCGATTCCTTGGGCGGTTCCGTGAATCTCGTCTCGAAGAACGCCTTCGAGCGCAAAGGCGCGCAGTTCAACTATCGCGTCTACCTGAACATGAACTCGGAGAACACGAGCCTCAACAAGACCCCGGGACCCGGCGTCGACAAGACCTTCAAGGTTCTCCCGAACTTCGACTTCGACTACACCCTGCCGGTCAACGACCGCTTCGGCATCGTCATCACGGGCCTGTCGTCGAACCAGCACGTCGAGCAACATCGCTGGCAGCCCACCTGGAACTTCCAGCAAGGCGGCGGCACCTACACGCCCGCCGGCGGCTCCGCGACCACGATCACAGCGGCCACGCCCTCGAATCCTTACCTGCAACAGTGGCAGATCCAGGACGGTCCGAAGACCACCAACCGTGATTCGATCGGCATCAAGGCCGACTGGAAACTCACGAAAAACCAGACCCTCTCGATCGCCTACCAGGACAACTATTACCACTCGTTCTTCGGCAATCGTAACCTGAACTTCAACATGGGCACCAGCGGCACGCCGAGCTCCAACACCGGCACTCCGCTCTCCTACGGCCCCGACTTCGTGCAAGCCGCCACCGGTCGTGGCTCGGTCACGCAAGGCAGCTCCTTCCGCGACAAATACGGCAACACCTCCGCCGGAAACATTTTCTGGAAATGGTCCAATGCCGATTGGGATGTCGATGCCGGCCTCAGCGGCGTCCAATCCCGCACCTGGTATCGCGCGCTCGGTCGCGGCCACTTCGCCAATGTCGGCACGACCCTCGTCGGCGTGTCCAACGTTCGCGCGGACGGCATCGCCTTCCCCGGCGGCATGACCATCACCGCCAAGGATGCGGCGGGCAATGTCCTCGATCCGTATAACCTGAGCAACTTCCGCCTCGGCAACGCCTCCAACGACCCCATCGACGGCAAGGCCACGATGAAGAGCGGCCGCATCAACGCCGAGCGGCACTTCGATTCCTGGACCATTCCGATCAACGTGAAGGCCGGCGCCGAAGTCCGCGAAGAAGGTCGCGACAACCGCCGCTATTCGGAGTCCTACACGTTCGTCGGCCCCGACGGCGTCGCCAATACCGCCGACGACAACGCCGGCGCGTTCCTCGACCAAGTCTACAAGGGCAGCGACTCCGGCTTCGGTTCCAAGCCGATCCAGTGGATCAACCCCTACCTGCTCGCCGATAGCTACGCGAACAACCCGGCCTACTGGACCACCAACGCCGTCACCAACGAGACCAACCGCATCAACAACTCGGAGAAAATGTCCGAGCGCGTCACTGCCGGCTACCTCCAGGTCGACGGTCGTCTCATGCACGGCAAACTCCGCTTCGTCACCGGCGTTCGCTACGAGAAGACGAACGACAAGGGCCAGGGCGTGTTGAACAATCCCGACGTCGTCTGGCAGCGCACGTCCACTGGCGCCTACGTCGACGGCGATCCCAACACCGCAGGCATCCAACGCGTGCTCCGCACCGACATCGGCGCGCTCACCTCCACCGGCGCCGCCAATTCCGTGCAGGCCGTCCGCGCCATCCTCCAGGAACGCGGCTACCGCGCCAATCGTTCCTACGACGGCTACTACCCGAGCCTCCACCTCACCTACGAGATCAAGGAGAACCTCCTCCTCCGCGCCGCCTACGCGAAGACCTTCGGCCGCCCCGACTACGCGAACATCATTCCCGCGACCACGATCGACGAGGACAACAACGACCCGAACGCCGTCGGTTCCGTCACCATCCGCAACACGGCCCTGAAGCCCTGGACCGCGAACAACTACGATCTCTCGATCGAATACTATCCGGAAAAGGGCGGTCTGATGTCCATCGGTGCGTTCCAGAAAAAGCTCAGCAACTTCTGGCAAACCCGCAGCGGAGCAGTCGATGCCGCGCTCGCCAGCGAACTCGGTCTCGACCCGCGCTACATCGGTTGGGCCGTCAGCACGACGGTCAACGGCGGCGACGCCGAGGTCAGCGGCTGGGAGTTCAGCGTCATCCGCCCGCTCACCATGCTGCCGGGCTGGGGCCGCTACTTCACCGTCCGCGCCAACGGCACCGCGCTGCACCTCTCGGGCGACAAGACTCCCGACTTCCGCGGCTTCATCTCGAAGACCGGCAACTTCAGCGTCAGCTTCTCCAAGAAGCCGATCGTGCTGACCGCGAACCTCAACTTCCGCGGCCGTCAGAAGGGCACGTCGGCCACCGCTGCCGCGGCTCAGACCGGTGCGCAATATGGCACCGCCAACGGGTTCTATGAATATTACGCGCCCCGCTACAACCTCGACCTCAGCGCCGAATACAAACTGAACAAGCACTTCACGTTCTTCGTCTCAGGTCGCAACGTGCTCAACAAGGAGCAGGTCATCGAACGCTTCAACCCGGACACCCCCGCCTACGCGCGCGGCTTCCGCTGGGAAGAGTTCGGGGTGAACTACTCCTTCGGCATCAAGGGCACCTTCTAA
- a CDS encoding IclR family transcriptional regulator codes for MKPAPYPTRPAPTRQTPPASDAERYVIPNLRNACRILKLLGRSTDGYKVADIARELKIPVTTTLRIMSTLTLEGLARKVDTRFELGPVLIQLGNAALSGTEIRELAQPVLLKLTQVTDETAHLAIPCDDRSLIVAVQDSLHPLRAASRPGFLAELHCSSTGKTFLSFLHYERLAELFPASVKPTKRTPRTLTTLAEIRREIEATRKRGYSLDDEEFNPGVRCLAAPVYASDGKVAAAIGITAATVRFTRERIPEMGAHVLAAARELSAHLGYHGQES; via the coding sequence GTGAAACCCGCCCCCTATCCCACCCGCCCCGCTCCGACCCGGCAAACGCCCCCTGCTTCCGACGCCGAGCGCTACGTCATCCCGAATCTCCGCAACGCCTGCCGCATCCTCAAGCTGCTCGGGCGCTCCACCGACGGCTACAAGGTCGCCGACATCGCGCGGGAACTGAAAATCCCCGTCACGACCACGCTGCGCATCATGAGCACGCTCACGCTCGAGGGCCTCGCGCGCAAGGTCGACACCCGCTTCGAACTCGGCCCGGTCCTCATCCAGCTCGGCAACGCCGCGCTCTCCGGCACCGAAATCCGCGAGCTCGCGCAACCTGTCCTGCTCAAACTCACCCAAGTCACCGACGAGACCGCGCACCTCGCCATCCCTTGCGACGACCGCTCGCTCATCGTCGCCGTGCAGGACAGCCTCCATCCGCTCCGCGCCGCCTCACGCCCCGGCTTCCTCGCCGAACTGCACTGCTCCTCGACGGGCAAAACCTTCCTCTCGTTCCTCCACTACGAGCGGCTCGCCGAACTCTTCCCCGCATCCGTCAAACCCACCAAGCGCACGCCGCGCACGCTGACGACGCTCGCGGAAATCCGCCGCGAGATCGAGGCCACGCGCAAACGCGGCTACAGCCTCGACGACGAGGAGTTCAATCCCGGCGTCCGCTGCCTCGCCGCACCGGTCTACGCCTCCGACGGCAAAGTCGCCGCCGCCATCGGCATCACCGCCGCCACCGTCCGCTTCACCCGCGAACGCATCCCCGAGATGGGCGCGCACGTGCTGGCCGCCGCCCGCGAACTCTCCGCGCACCTCGGCTACCACGGCCAGGAATCCTGA
- a CDS encoding DUF2088 domain-containing protein, with product MPDAPFRSLAPSGQSLSDGAVRDLVARACPAAHYRGKRVCLIIPDGTRTAPVGLMFKTLFAQLAGTVKKFDVMIALGTHPPMTDAAINERVEISAAERASTYREVEFINHEWDNPAALRDLGCIPAEQIRELSGGLFAMDVPVHVNKRLFDYDELIIVGPVFPHEVVGFSGGNKYLFPGVAGPQILNFFHWLGAVVTNPMIIGNKWTPVRKVVDRAGAMVTVPKSCFAMVVQGKGELAGLFAGTPEQAWDDASELSRQLHITYKDRPFHTVLSCAPAMYDELWVGGKCMYKLEPIVADGGELIIYAPHIHEVSVVHGKMIERIGYHCVQYFLKQWDKFKHEPWGTLAHSTHVHGIGTYDAQTGIETPRVRVTLATGIPEATCRKINLGYRDWRTIKKEDYANREHEGVFLEPKAGERLYHLRQKPKWAGGE from the coding sequence ATGCCCGACGCTCCCTTCCGCTCCCTCGCGCCGTCCGGCCAGTCGCTCAGCGACGGCGCCGTGCGCGATCTCGTCGCCCGCGCCTGCCCCGCCGCCCACTACCGCGGCAAACGAGTGTGCCTCATCATCCCCGACGGCACGCGCACCGCGCCCGTCGGCCTGATGTTCAAGACGCTCTTCGCGCAGCTTGCCGGCACCGTGAAGAAATTCGATGTGATGATCGCGCTGGGCACGCACCCGCCGATGACCGACGCCGCCATCAACGAGCGCGTCGAGATATCCGCCGCCGAACGCGCGTCCACCTACCGCGAAGTCGAATTCATCAATCACGAGTGGGACAACCCCGCCGCGCTCCGCGACCTCGGCTGCATTCCTGCCGAGCAAATCCGCGAGCTCTCCGGTGGTCTCTTCGCGATGGACGTCCCTGTCCACGTGAACAAACGCCTCTTCGACTACGACGAGCTCATCATCGTCGGCCCGGTGTTCCCGCACGAAGTCGTCGGCTTCTCCGGCGGCAACAAGTATCTCTTCCCCGGCGTCGCGGGCCCGCAGATCCTGAACTTCTTCCACTGGCTCGGCGCTGTCGTCACGAATCCGATGATCATCGGCAACAAGTGGACGCCCGTCCGTAAAGTCGTCGATCGCGCCGGAGCGATGGTCACCGTGCCGAAATCCTGCTTCGCGATGGTCGTGCAAGGCAAAGGCGAACTCGCCGGCCTCTTCGCTGGCACGCCCGAACAAGCGTGGGACGACGCCAGCGAACTCTCGCGCCAGCTCCACATCACTTACAAGGACCGCCCGTTCCACACCGTGCTCAGCTGCGCCCCCGCGATGTATGACGAGCTCTGGGTCGGCGGGAAGTGCATGTATAAACTCGAGCCGATCGTCGCCGACGGCGGCGAACTCATCATCTACGCGCCGCACATCCACGAAGTCTCCGTCGTGCACGGCAAGATGATCGAGCGCATCGGCTATCACTGCGTGCAGTATTTCCTGAAGCAGTGGGACAAGTTCAAACACGAGCCGTGGGGCACCCTCGCCCACTCGACGCACGTGCACGGCATCGGCACCTACGATGCCCAGACCGGCATCGAGACACCACGTGTGCGCGTGACCCTCGCGACCGGCATACCCGAAGCCACCTGCCGCAAGATCAACCTCGGCTACCGCGACTGGCGCACGATCAAGAAAGAGGACTACGCCAACCGCGAACACGAGGGCGTCTTCCTCGAACCCAAGGCCGGCGAACGTCTCTATCACCTCCGCCAAAAGCCCAAGTGGGCCGGCGGCGAGTGA
- a CDS encoding bifunctional 4-hydroxy-2-oxoglutarate aldolase/2-dehydro-3-deoxy-phosphogluconate aldolase, whose protein sequence is MNKSEVLARIKQEKVIALIRADGPDSLIDCARALAAGGLTIIELTMSTPGALDVLAKAAKELPHVTFGMGTVVNAETVAQAQAAGAKFIVTPCVRPAVIAACKERGLAILGGALTPTEAYNTYELGADIVKVFPAEFFGPAFIKSLKAPFPFLNIMPTGGVTPETVADFLKAGAYATAAGSALVQPAALKAKDWAAITLRAKEFVAAANKA, encoded by the coding sequence ATGAACAAGTCCGAAGTCCTCGCCCGCATCAAACAAGAGAAGGTCATCGCGCTCATCCGCGCCGACGGCCCCGACAGTCTCATCGACTGCGCCCGCGCCCTCGCCGCCGGTGGTCTCACGATCATCGAGCTCACGATGTCCACGCCTGGCGCGCTCGACGTGCTCGCGAAAGCCGCGAAGGAGCTCCCGCACGTGACCTTCGGCATGGGCACCGTCGTCAACGCCGAGACCGTCGCGCAGGCCCAGGCCGCCGGCGCGAAGTTCATCGTCACGCCGTGCGTGCGCCCGGCCGTCATCGCCGCCTGCAAGGAGCGCGGCCTCGCCATCCTCGGCGGCGCGCTCACGCCGACCGAAGCCTACAACACCTACGAACTCGGCGCCGACATCGTGAAGGTCTTCCCCGCGGAATTCTTCGGCCCGGCGTTCATCAAATCCCTCAAAGCCCCCTTCCCCTTCCTCAACATCATGCCCACCGGCGGCGTCACCCCGGAGACCGTCGCCGACTTCCTCAAGGCCGGCGCCTACGCCACCGCCGCCGGCAGCGCCCTCGTGCAACCCGCCGCGCTCAAGGCCAAGGACTGGGCCGCGATCACGCTGCGCGCGAAGGAATTCGTCGCCGCCGCCAACAAGGCCTGA
- a CDS encoding mannonate dehydratase, protein MQTAFRWYGHSDRVPLLWLRQMTPRPLVVTHLAHIPPGEVWPVEDLRRLRDELAEQELALGPIESVFWTDDMKLGRGDRDLHIENYIQTLANIRAAFPDAGEIIVTYNLMPLDWGRTELAHLHPNGTRGLAYDHAAMARIDLSHGLFLPGWGRRYSREEFSALQKAYADLGVSGFWENVRYALKAIIPAAAASNIRLAAHPNDPPWSYLGLPAFLCNAADIRRLLALYPHRSNAICFCTGSYGADPANDIVGMIREFKDSIAWAHLRSVKTTAEKTFHEADHADLTANVDLLAVMRTLVEIGWDGVFRSDHGLDLLHESDSVTNGYPAIDRYAANKMLWAYQRALKSALPARAAASAS, encoded by the coding sequence ATGCAAACCGCCTTCCGTTGGTATGGTCACTCCGACCGCGTGCCGCTGCTCTGGCTGCGGCAAATGACGCCGCGTCCGCTCGTCGTCACGCACCTCGCGCACATTCCGCCCGGCGAAGTCTGGCCGGTCGAGGACCTGCGCCGACTCCGCGACGAACTCGCCGAACAGGAACTCGCGCTCGGTCCCATCGAGAGCGTTTTCTGGACCGACGACATGAAGCTCGGCCGCGGCGACCGCGACCTGCACATCGAGAATTACATCCAGACGCTCGCCAACATCCGCGCCGCGTTTCCCGACGCCGGCGAGATCATCGTCACGTATAACCTGATGCCGCTCGACTGGGGCCGCACCGAGCTCGCGCATCTCCACCCGAACGGCACGCGCGGCCTCGCCTACGATCACGCCGCGATGGCCCGCATCGATCTCTCGCACGGCCTCTTCCTCCCGGGCTGGGGCCGCCGCTACAGCCGCGAGGAATTCAGCGCGCTGCAAAAAGCCTACGCCGATCTCGGCGTCTCCGGCTTCTGGGAAAACGTCCGTTACGCGCTCAAAGCCATCATCCCCGCCGCCGCCGCGAGTAACATCCGTCTCGCCGCGCACCCGAACGATCCGCCGTGGTCCTACCTCGGCTTGCCCGCGTTCCTCTGCAACGCCGCGGACATCCGCCGCCTCCTCGCGCTCTATCCGCACCGCTCGAACGCGATTTGCTTTTGCACCGGCTCCTACGGCGCAGATCCCGCGAACGACATCGTCGGCATGATCCGCGAGTTCAAGGACTCCATCGCGTGGGCGCATCTGCGCAGCGTAAAAACCACCGCGGAAAAAACCTTCCACGAAGCCGACCACGCCGACCTCACCGCCAACGTCGACCTGCTCGCGGTCATGCGCACGCTCGTCGAAATCGGTTGGGACGGCGTCTTCCGCTCCGATCACGGCCTCGACCTGCTCCACGAAAGCGACTCGGTCACCAACGGCTATCCCGCCATCGATCGCTACGCGGCGAACAAGATGCTCTGGGCCTACCAGCGCGCGCTGAAAAGCGCCCTGCCCGCCCGCGCCGCCGCGTCCGCTTCGTAA
- a CDS encoding sugar kinase, which produces MSLPIKPANSVAFDQISLGEVMLRLDPGEGRIRTARSFTAWEGGGEYNTSRGLRKCFGLKTAVCTAFVDNEVGHLVEDFIMQGGVATDFIKWREDDGIGRTVRNGLNFTERGYGIRGAVGCPDRGNTAASQLKPGDFDWEHIFGKLGARWFHTGGIFAALSSSTAELTIEAVKAAKKHGTIVSYDLNYRPSLWKTIGGLKKAQEVNREIAKYVDVMIGNEEDFTASLGFEVKGADHNISKIEIDAFKDMIGTAVKEFPNFKVAATTLRRVITATKNDWSAILWHDGQFYESRKYPELEILDRVGGGDSFASGLQFGFMTFNDPQKAVQYGAAHGALASTTPGDTSMATRKEVEKTMGGGGARVVR; this is translated from the coding sequence ATGTCACTCCCGATCAAACCCGCCAACAGTGTCGCATTTGACCAGATTTCGCTCGGCGAAGTCATGCTCCGCCTCGATCCGGGCGAAGGCCGTATCCGCACGGCCCGCTCCTTCACCGCTTGGGAAGGTGGCGGCGAATACAACACCTCGCGCGGCCTCCGCAAATGCTTCGGCCTGAAAACGGCCGTCTGCACCGCGTTCGTCGACAACGAGGTCGGCCACCTCGTCGAAGACTTCATCATGCAAGGCGGCGTCGCGACCGACTTCATCAAGTGGCGCGAGGACGACGGCATCGGCCGCACCGTCCGGAACGGCCTCAACTTCACCGAGCGCGGCTACGGCATCCGTGGCGCCGTCGGCTGCCCCGATCGCGGCAACACCGCCGCCTCGCAGCTCAAGCCCGGCGACTTCGACTGGGAGCACATCTTCGGCAAGCTCGGCGCGCGCTGGTTCCACACCGGCGGCATCTTCGCCGCGCTGTCGTCCTCGACTGCCGAACTCACCATCGAGGCCGTCAAGGCCGCGAAGAAGCACGGCACGATCGTCAGCTACGATCTCAACTACCGCCCGTCCCTCTGGAAAACCATCGGCGGCCTGAAGAAGGCCCAGGAGGTCAACCGCGAGATCGCGAAGTATGTCGACGTCATGATCGGCAACGAGGAGGACTTCACCGCCTCGCTCGGCTTCGAGGTCAAGGGCGCCGACCACAACATCTCCAAGATCGAGATCGACGCCTTCAAGGACATGATCGGCACCGCCGTGAAGGAGTTCCCGAACTTCAAGGTCGCCGCCACCACGCTCCGCCGCGTCATCACCGCGACGAAGAACGATTGGTCCGCGATCCTCTGGCACGACGGCCAGTTCTACGAGAGCCGCAAGTATCCCGAGCTCGAGATCCTCGACCGCGTCGGCGGCGGCGACTCTTTCGCCTCGGGCCTGCAGTTCGGCTTCATGACCTTCAACGACCCGCAAAAAGCCGTCCAATACGGCGCCGCCCACGGCGCCCTCGCCAGCACCACGCCCGGCGACACCTCGATGGCCACCCGCAAGGAAGTCGAGAAGACCATGGGTGGCGGCGGCGCTCGCGTCGTCCGCTAA
- a CDS encoding amidohydrolase family protein → MQFLSAPARRLPRLLSLGTLAALALSATAAKRPYRPAEPLPAGTFIDLHCHTAGIGAGGSGCYVSPELLHSYKLAFYLRSFGVTARELREHGDALVLDRLSARLARSEHLGRAVVLALDGVVDAHGQLDFAHTEVYVPNEFLAEEIPKHPNLLWGASVNPYRPDALARLEWAKAHGAVLVKWLPSIQHIDPADEHLVPFYRKLVELHLPLLVHTGDEHSFTRAENHLGDPDRLRLPLREGVTVIAAHAATTGKIDGERCFDRLARLMSEHPNLYADISSLTQLNKRAYLAELLTRPEFAHRLLYGTDYPLVEIRALVSPWYFPRQLTLRQRWQIARLSNPWDRDVALKQALGFPADCWIRPEQLLSHAD, encoded by the coding sequence ATGCAATTCCTTTCCGCTCCCGCGCGCCGCCTCCCTCGCCTTCTCTCGCTCGGCACTCTCGCCGCACTCGCGCTCTCGGCCACTGCCGCCAAACGCCCGTATCGCCCCGCCGAGCCGCTGCCCGCCGGCACGTTCATTGATCTCCACTGCCACACCGCTGGCATCGGCGCCGGTGGCAGCGGGTGCTACGTCTCGCCGGAACTCCTCCACAGCTATAAACTCGCGTTCTATCTCCGCTCGTTCGGCGTCACCGCGCGCGAACTCCGCGAGCACGGCGACGCCCTCGTCCTCGATCGTCTCTCCGCCCGCCTCGCCCGCAGCGAGCACCTCGGCCGCGCCGTCGTCCTTGCCCTCGATGGAGTCGTCGACGCCCACGGTCAACTCGACTTCGCGCACACCGAAGTCTATGTGCCCAACGAATTCCTCGCCGAAGAAATCCCCAAGCACCCTAATCTCCTCTGGGGTGCCAGCGTGAATCCCTACCGTCCCGACGCGCTCGCCCGTCTCGAGTGGGCCAAAGCCCACGGCGCCGTCCTGGTGAAATGGTTGCCGTCGATCCAGCACATCGATCCAGCCGACGAACACCTCGTTCCCTTCTACCGCAAGCTCGTCGAACTCCACTTGCCGCTCCTCGTGCACACCGGCGACGAGCATTCCTTCACGCGCGCCGAAAATCACCTCGGCGATCCCGACCGCCTACGCCTGCCGTTACGCGAAGGAGTGACCGTCATCGCCGCGCACGCCGCCACGACCGGCAAAATCGACGGCGAGCGTTGCTTCGACCGCCTTGCCCGTCTCATGTCCGAACACCCGAATCTCTACGCCGACATCTCCTCGCTCACCCAACTCAACAAGCGCGCCTACCTCGCCGAACTGCTCACGCGCCCCGAATTCGCGCATCGCCTCCTTTACGGCACCGACTATCCGCTCGTCGAAATCCGCGCGCTCGTCTCGCCGTGGTATTTCCCGCGTCAACTCACTCTGCGCCAGCGCTGGCAAATCGCCCGCCTCTCCAATCCGTGGGATCGTGA